A genomic region of Christiangramia sp. OXR-203 contains the following coding sequences:
- a CDS encoding oligosaccharide flippase family protein — translation MSTIKNLFKQTFVYGLATVLPRMVSFLLVPLYTDILPKEEYGEISVIFAYFVLINVILAYGMETAFFRFYNKSENPNSVLSTSGWSLVITSLLFTLVAYLTRDLIVEVTNIPLKYIELAIWILLLDALVIIPFAWLRAVEKPMRYAIIKIFNVAVNLGLNVFFLVYLKDLAEEHSFFRSIYVEDFKISYVFISNLVASGLTLLLMLPFYFRISFTFDSVLWRKMLSYGFPILIAGIAFSVNEVFDRILLDRLLPQDIAREQIGAYSACYKLAMFMTLFATAFRLGIEPFFFSHSGEENATTTYARITNYFVILGSLILLGVIVFADLLKILIIKDSAYWEAMEIVPLILLANLFLGIYHNLSVWYKVTDRTKFGGYISLAGAAVTITLNLYLIPKIGYTGSAIATLAAYGLMMILSYYYGRKYYKVPYDMTRIGAYLLVSITFSIISFYFFRGNYFVGIPLLLIFMGVIYYFEKDQILRIIQS, via the coding sequence TTGAGTACTATAAAAAATCTCTTTAAGCAAACTTTCGTTTACGGCCTTGCTACTGTCTTGCCGAGGATGGTAAGTTTCCTTTTAGTTCCCTTATATACCGATATTTTACCGAAAGAAGAGTACGGTGAAATATCGGTTATTTTTGCTTATTTCGTTTTGATCAATGTCATCCTTGCCTATGGTATGGAAACGGCATTTTTCAGATTTTATAATAAGAGCGAAAATCCCAATAGTGTTTTAAGCACCTCTGGATGGTCCCTGGTGATCACTTCACTGCTGTTTACGTTAGTAGCTTATCTTACCCGCGATCTTATTGTAGAGGTTACCAATATTCCTCTGAAATACATAGAACTTGCGATCTGGATCCTACTTCTGGACGCCCTGGTAATAATTCCGTTTGCCTGGCTGCGTGCTGTGGAAAAACCAATGAGATACGCGATTATCAAGATATTCAATGTTGCTGTTAACCTTGGTCTGAATGTCTTTTTCCTGGTGTACCTTAAAGATCTGGCAGAAGAACATAGCTTCTTCCGAAGTATTTATGTAGAGGATTTTAAGATCAGTTATGTATTTATTTCCAACCTGGTAGCAAGCGGACTTACGCTTTTGCTCATGCTGCCTTTTTACTTCAGAATCTCTTTCACTTTTGATTCGGTACTCTGGCGTAAGATGCTGTCTTATGGATTTCCTATTCTGATCGCAGGAATTGCCTTTTCAGTAAATGAAGTTTTTGATAGAATTCTGCTTGACCGGCTATTACCACAGGATATAGCACGTGAACAAATTGGAGCGTATTCGGCCTGTTATAAGCTTGCCATGTTCATGACTTTATTTGCAACCGCATTTAGATTGGGAATAGAGCCATTCTTTTTCAGCCATTCCGGAGAAGAGAATGCTACTACAACGTATGCCCGTATCACCAACTATTTTGTCATTCTTGGATCCTTGATCCTGCTGGGCGTGATCGTTTTTGCCGATCTTTTAAAGATTTTGATCATTAAAGATTCAGCTTACTGGGAGGCTATGGAAATCGTTCCCTTAATTTTATTGGCGAACCTTTTTCTTGGTATCTACCACAATCTTTCAGTTTGGTACAAGGTAACAGATCGCACGAAATTTGGAGGCTATATTTCTCTGGCTGGAGCTGCCGTGACGATTACTCTCAACCTATACCTTATTCCGAAGATAGGTTATACCGGTTCTGCCATCGCAACACTTGCTGCGTATGGTTTGATGATGATACTTTCTTATTACTACGGAAGAAAATATTATAAGGTTCCTTACGATATGACTCGAATAGGAGCTTACCTTCTGGTATCCATTACCTTCTCAATAATCTCATTTTACTTTTTCCGGGGAAATTATTTCGTGGGAATCCCGTTATTATTGATATTTATGGGTGTCATTTACTATTTTGAAAAAGACCAGATTTTAAGAATTATACAATCCTAA
- the dut gene encoding dUTP diphosphatase produces the protein MEVRVINKSAHKLPHYETDFSAGMDLRANIDEPVTLKPLERTIVKTGLFIELPLGFEAQVRPRSGLAAKKGITVLNAPGTIDADYRGEIGVILVNLSNEAFEIQNGERIAQMVIAKHEQISWEEVDILGETSRGAGGFGSTGNN, from the coding sequence ATGGAAGTAAGAGTGATCAATAAGTCGGCACACAAGTTGCCGCATTATGAAACCGATTTTTCTGCAGGGATGGATCTTCGAGCTAATATCGATGAGCCGGTAACGCTGAAACCTTTAGAAAGGACCATTGTAAAAACAGGACTTTTTATTGAACTTCCTTTGGGTTTTGAAGCCCAGGTGAGACCAAGAAGTGGTCTTGCGGCCAAAAAAGGGATTACGGTACTCAATGCACCAGGAACAATCGATGCCGATTATAGAGGTGAAATTGGTGTCATCCTTGTAAATTTGTCCAATGAAGCATTTGAGATCCAGAATGGAGAGCGTATTGCTCAAATGGTCATCGCTAAACACGAACAGATCTCCTGGGAAGAAGTAGACATTCTTGGAGAAACTTCCCGGGGCGCAGGAGGTTTTGGAAGCACAGGAAATAACTAG